In Cellvibrio polysaccharolyticus, a genomic segment contains:
- a CDS encoding ATP-binding protein, with amino-acid sequence MKRSLLEKLLAWKSQKTRKPLLIDGARQTGKTYLLQELLGREFTRVLRVDFLETPQLADAFAGSLTPEDIISGIELITGQVFFPASDLLILDEIGECPRAVTALKYFAEKTPDWFVAASGSNIGLLNSFPVGKVEQHNLRPLSFREFLWASNEPALIKAYESQANSAVAHNKLFDKLTDYYFTGGMPEAVASWFGNNEKSIVERINAVQKIHADLIAGYQRDFGKYAGKADAQLIEAVFNNIPSQLSSVMDESVKRFRFKGVDERKSRYADFETAINWLHRCRLALKNYPVEGTPKAPLAAYQKDNRVKLFLFDTGLLNHMLNSGYRELKQQTYEYKGYIAENFVQQELAALGIEPSYSWTDARAEIEFIIANETGDLVPIEVKSGKRTRARSLQSYITKCNPHKTIKLTGTQGSGPEEKQHIVMPLYYVEYIQERVI; translated from the coding sequence ATGAAACGTTCATTGCTGGAGAAGCTGTTGGCATGGAAGTCACAGAAAACCCGTAAGCCATTGCTGATAGATGGCGCGCGACAAACAGGGAAAACCTACCTGTTGCAAGAATTATTGGGCAGGGAGTTCACCCGTGTGTTGCGTGTGGACTTTCTCGAAACCCCGCAACTGGCAGATGCCTTCGCAGGATCACTCACGCCGGAAGACATCATTTCCGGCATTGAGTTGATTACCGGTCAGGTTTTCTTCCCGGCATCGGATTTATTGATTCTCGATGAAATTGGCGAATGCCCAAGAGCAGTGACTGCACTTAAATATTTTGCCGAGAAAACACCGGACTGGTTTGTAGCCGCCAGCGGTTCAAATATCGGGCTGCTCAATAGTTTCCCGGTGGGAAAAGTTGAACAACACAACCTGCGCCCGCTCAGCTTTCGGGAATTTTTGTGGGCATCCAATGAGCCAGCACTAATCAAGGCTTACGAGTCACAAGCCAACTCCGCCGTAGCGCACAACAAACTGTTCGACAAATTAACCGATTATTACTTTACCGGTGGTATGCCTGAAGCGGTCGCGAGCTGGTTTGGCAATAATGAAAAAAGCATTGTTGAACGCATTAATGCTGTACAAAAAATCCATGCAGATCTGATTGCCGGTTATCAACGCGACTTTGGCAAGTACGCAGGAAAAGCCGATGCCCAACTCATAGAGGCAGTATTCAACAATATCCCCTCACAGCTTTCATCGGTCATGGATGAATCGGTTAAACGTTTCCGTTTTAAAGGCGTGGATGAAAGAAAATCGCGCTACGCCGATTTTGAAACGGCCATCAACTGGCTACACCGATGCCGATTGGCACTGAAAAATTACCCGGTTGAAGGAACACCCAAAGCGCCATTGGCGGCCTACCAAAAAGATAACCGGGTAAAATTGTTTTTATTCGATACCGGCTTGCTCAACCACATGCTGAACAGCGGCTACCGGGAGTTAAAGCAGCAAACTTACGAATATAAGGGATACATCGCGGAGAACTTTGTGCAGCAGGAGTTGGCCGCTTTAGGGATTGAGCCAAGCTATTCCTGGACGGACGCCCGTGCGGAAATTGAATTTATCATCGCTAACGAAACCGGCGACCTGGTACCGATTGAAGTCAAAAGCGGCAAGCGCACCCGTGCAAGATCCTTGCAGTCCTACATCACCAAATGCAACCCGCATAAAACTATCAAACTGACAGGAACCCAGGGATCAGGGCCGGAGGAAAAACAGCATATTGTGATGCCACTGTATTACGTGGAGTACATACAGGAAAGAGTGATTTGA
- a CDS encoding methyl-accepting chemotaxis protein, protein MASLQSHQMNLSSAEKRWLPIFGRNGKIRLGWSCYLNRTIYPVIEQIFESIATTRVKILQQWAVSHWGHLADLASQCSTNPTEQWSELLQRCGRQVADFSELFIVDSQGHILASTRADRAGANHKGEQLARALQEGLKKPFLHGPYSDAVTLDLGPSTSSFHDAVTLMFYQPLMVNGKTIGCICGRVPNDVIGDLIQREAGHVYPESGDNYIFMVKPGFDNNIQPGTALSRSRFEDSTFSHGENLKQGIHTAWGVVRVNHHTELELRFTDPATGQLHPGVRETMAKGSNLYITYPGYSDYRHIPVIGKGVTFQLPGSPDRWGMMCEGDLEEVYRRRSISIGLVNSYLLTVIALLTSTTLIQHYANPGLLPALGINAVLLGIFSLIFANTGPKRVAERLRNTTQIIRTIAEGEGNLKQRLNTEHLKPDETGNMGRWFNSFLDSLDGIVGQIIRSTNTVKNNNDTMLTRTGEAEHTSREVSDVIGRMLTLVEEQLTEINQASDTAHTMKGAMDEVVANARAQFETAQKGTLTIRKVVDTTAQRVQNLDSRMKDIGDIVSMITAITSQTNLLALNAAIEAARAGEAGRGFAVVADEVRSLANRTADAASDIQNTVSSLQQETRAAVDFMESGVREVDQRLRDAESANAENTELHQAVESMFNIITRLNERSHIYNTSIRHAESASGELNLVMNELQDSARQVKHSTQTLDQLVGKFTVS, encoded by the coding sequence ATGGCATCCCTGCAAAGCCATCAAATGAACTTGTCTTCGGCCGAAAAACGCTGGCTACCCATTTTTGGTAGAAACGGCAAAATTCGCCTGGGCTGGTCCTGTTATCTGAACCGCACCATTTACCCCGTTATTGAGCAGATTTTTGAAAGTATCGCCACCACGCGGGTAAAAATTTTGCAGCAATGGGCGGTGAGCCATTGGGGTCATCTGGCCGATCTCGCCAGCCAATGCAGTACCAACCCGACCGAACAATGGTCGGAATTGTTGCAGCGCTGTGGCCGACAAGTGGCCGACTTTTCCGAGCTATTTATTGTGGATAGCCAGGGTCATATTCTGGCATCCACCCGCGCCGATCGCGCCGGTGCAAACCATAAAGGCGAGCAACTTGCACGCGCATTGCAAGAAGGTTTAAAAAAACCGTTTTTGCATGGTCCTTATAGTGACGCAGTAACGCTTGACCTCGGCCCGTCTACCTCCAGTTTTCACGATGCCGTTACGCTGATGTTTTATCAGCCGCTAATGGTCAATGGTAAAACCATCGGCTGCATTTGCGGGCGGGTCCCCAACGATGTGATCGGCGATTTGATCCAGCGCGAAGCCGGCCATGTTTACCCGGAGTCTGGCGATAACTATATTTTTATGGTCAAGCCAGGGTTCGACAACAATATCCAGCCCGGCACGGCGCTGTCGCGTTCGCGCTTTGAAGACAGCACCTTTTCTCACGGCGAAAACCTCAAGCAAGGTATTCACACCGCCTGGGGCGTGGTGCGGGTTAACCACCATACCGAACTGGAATTGCGCTTTACCGATCCGGCCACCGGGCAATTGCACCCGGGCGTGCGCGAAACCATGGCAAAGGGCAGCAACCTGTACATCACCTACCCCGGCTATTCCGACTACCGCCATATTCCGGTAATCGGCAAAGGCGTTACCTTTCAATTGCCAGGCTCGCCGGATCGCTGGGGCATGATGTGCGAAGGCGATCTCGAAGAAGTCTATCGTCGCCGCTCCATCAGCATCGGGTTGGTGAACAGCTATTTACTCACGGTCATCGCACTGCTCACCAGCACCACCTTGATTCAGCATTACGCCAATCCAGGCTTGTTACCGGCACTGGGAATTAATGCAGTACTACTGGGAATTTTTTCGCTGATATTCGCCAACACCGGCCCGAAACGGGTTGCCGAACGTTTGCGCAACACCACGCAAATCATCCGCACCATTGCCGAAGGTGAAGGCAATCTGAAACAACGCCTGAACACCGAACATTTAAAACCCGACGAAACCGGCAACATGGGGCGCTGGTTCAACAGCTTTCTAGATAGCCTCGACGGCATTGTTGGCCAGATTATTCGCAGTACCAACACCGTAAAAAATAATAACGACACCATGCTCACCCGCACCGGCGAAGCAGAACACACCAGCCGCGAAGTGAGTGATGTAATTGGCCGCATGCTAACGCTGGTGGAAGAACAGCTCACCGAAATCAATCAGGCATCCGACACCGCACACACCATGAAAGGTGCTATGGATGAAGTCGTCGCCAATGCGCGGGCACAATTTGAAACCGCACAAAAAGGCACGCTGACCATTCGCAAAGTGGTAGACACCACCGCGCAACGGGTGCAAAACCTCGACAGCCGCATGAAAGACATTGGCGATATCGTCTCCATGATTACCGCCATCACCAGCCAGACCAATTTGCTCGCGTTAAACGCCGCTATCGAAGCAGCGCGCGCCGGTGAAGCCGGCCGCGGTTTTGCCGTGGTGGCCGACGAAGTACGCTCCCTCGCCAACCGCACCGCCGACGCCGCATCGGACATTCAAAACACCGTAAGCAGCCTACAACAGGAAACCCGTGCCGCAGTAGACTTTATGGAAAGCGGTGTAAGAGAAGTAGACCAACGCCTGCGCGACGCCGAATCTGCCAACGCCGAAAACACCGAACTGCACCAGGCGGTAGAAAGCATGTTCAACATCATCACCCGCCTGAACGAACGCAGTCACATCTACAACACCTCCATCCGCCACGCAGAAAGTGCGTCGGGAGAATTAAACCTGGTCATGAACGAACTGCAAGACAGCGCCCGGCAGGTGAAGCACTCAACGCAAACGCTGGATCAACTGGTGGGGAAATTTACGGTGAGTTAG
- a CDS encoding DUF2569 domain-containing protein, producing MENNRELQGLGGWLILVGIGVVMSPFRLLVNLVSTYKPVFENVTWEDLTTEGAEFYVPYLSSLLVGEITFNVIMFVASIILVYLFFSKHYLFPKLYIGTLVAYLIFIPLDAWVVTKTFPDTEMFDPETIKNFSRAIAVGIVWVPYMLLSKRVKATFVENLPRKEAQPTTESIG from the coding sequence ATGGAAAATAATAGAGAATTACAAGGGTTAGGCGGCTGGCTAATATTGGTTGGGATCGGGGTTGTAATGAGCCCTTTCAGATTGCTTGTTAACCTTGTGTCAACTTACAAGCCAGTATTTGAAAACGTAACCTGGGAAGACTTAACTACAGAGGGGGCTGAATTCTATGTCCCCTACCTCAGCTCTTTGTTAGTCGGCGAAATCACCTTTAACGTCATTATGTTTGTCGCCTCCATTATTTTGGTATATCTCTTCTTTTCCAAGCATTACTTATTCCCAAAATTGTACATAGGAACCCTAGTCGCATATTTGATATTTATTCCCCTGGATGCTTGGGTTGTTACAAAAACATTTCCAGATACGGAAATGTTTGACCCAGAAACAATAAAAAACTTTTCCCGAGCCATTGCCGTGGGCATTGTCTGGGTTCCTTACATGCTCCTTTCAAAAAGAGTGAAAGCGACATTTGTAGAAAACCTACCCCGGAAAGAAGCTCAGCCAACCACTGAGAGCATCGGCTAA
- a CDS encoding SIR2 family protein: MHLKNVYIKNIRQANEEDRLAIFVGSGVSKSSDTDYISLPSWNDLIDELKSELAITENLDYLKLAQLHYLEFGEQKYNKTLKKYFPEDIAPSSLHRTILKLNPHVIITTNWDCIIENAIEQEGHLYDTICTDNDLVKSTSHNKFIKIHGDFKNHNIVFKEDDYINYSRNFPLIENYIKSIFSTHTVLFLGYSYNDINLKHITKWIQSHSKSVPPMYLVSFLTDKSQESYLRNHGITTLVVDSENYSINDIKSLKGRSALTQSFLTSIINDDSAAFTHDDQEVISFFYDRLKHLKQQNSVSHNQIKRAITNCGLLYDTDGLGVFELFKSNGTLTTDYSETIRIIHEKFLNILIPLERSSPEEKEEFYRKNPKFNDIFFILSLANIKGVALPDEHHLGKTRYFVNYKIDSSESLELKDREHISFSKCECESNDFVKLLSSESYESYRDGEYELAFKKNSEIILACKRHRIYSVLLIALFNKNSILWKLKHSLFSDQESKFEKEFEVDLQDEFFKFPRAEIKKNQVLYDFLSLNSVHQKAYECSKKILELTNTVKMIRAGGVSFNNNADEPASTHTNLLMFALKNHIMIDHYAPYNAVMRDFVKISILRQSVKNIVKLNQYEIYSAIQFYSSKELKSELSTFFKRKDSTQPYLEISDEHTQWIISTILPKFTDLLIQDRSLRNNYETGFENCVRILALIDLSETIISKVISEFSRLIYSPSTTIGIYEAINDFLAHQHSLFNRDIDTDILIAVLNTLIDKITFKKAHAWDHHAILRGSISNLYGYIQVAKGKYTDVERIRRLLSELKTYPPEEQRNFSRSLLYSVFNISNSTVKNMIKRFILRIISKQNSKEINNWEFELWSIAAGFKDFKLDSIMKFNSYLEEFRDGRIFSSQLYTLKELTKHLIDNKKINELEDVDKELQHLIDCYERRPNRSLI, translated from the coding sequence ATGCACCTAAAAAATGTATATATTAAAAACATTAGGCAAGCCAATGAAGAAGACAGACTGGCTATATTTGTAGGTTCAGGCGTATCAAAAAGCTCTGACACTGATTACATAAGCCTACCTTCGTGGAATGATTTAATTGATGAACTTAAATCAGAATTAGCAATAACTGAAAACCTTGACTATTTAAAACTAGCTCAACTACATTATCTTGAATTTGGAGAGCAAAAATACAACAAAACATTGAAAAAATATTTTCCTGAAGACATCGCCCCATCGAGTTTACATCGCACAATTTTGAAGTTAAACCCACACGTAATAATCACCACAAACTGGGACTGCATTATCGAAAATGCAATTGAGCAAGAAGGCCACTTATATGACACAATCTGCACAGATAATGACTTGGTGAAATCAACAAGCCATAACAAGTTTATTAAAATCCATGGGGATTTCAAAAACCACAACATTGTCTTTAAAGAAGATGACTATATTAATTATTCAAGAAACTTCCCACTAATTGAAAATTACATTAAATCTATATTCTCGACACACACAGTTCTTTTCTTAGGATACTCCTATAACGACATAAACCTTAAACATATAACGAAATGGATACAAAGCCACTCCAAATCAGTCCCGCCTATGTATTTGGTAAGCTTCTTAACGGATAAATCTCAAGAAAGCTACTTAAGGAATCATGGAATTACCACATTAGTGGTAGACAGTGAAAATTATTCTATTAATGATATTAAAAGTTTAAAGGGAAGATCAGCACTAACCCAGTCATTTTTAACATCTATAATTAATGACGACAGCGCAGCATTCACGCATGATGACCAAGAAGTTATCAGTTTTTTTTATGACCGTCTAAAGCACCTAAAGCAGCAAAATTCGGTCAGCCACAATCAAATTAAAAGAGCAATAACAAACTGTGGCCTCCTTTACGACACTGATGGATTAGGTGTATTTGAGCTATTCAAATCTAATGGAACATTGACCACTGACTACAGTGAGACCATAAGAATTATTCATGAAAAATTCTTAAATATCCTTATCCCCCTAGAGCGTTCCAGCCCAGAAGAAAAGGAAGAATTTTATCGAAAGAACCCTAAGTTCAATGACATATTTTTTATATTATCTCTTGCCAATATCAAAGGCGTAGCTTTACCCGATGAGCATCATCTTGGAAAAACCAGGTACTTTGTAAATTATAAAATTGACTCATCTGAAAGCCTAGAATTGAAAGATAGAGAGCATATTTCTTTTTCAAAATGCGAATGCGAAAGCAACGATTTTGTAAAATTATTATCATCAGAATCGTATGAGAGCTATAGAGATGGAGAGTATGAATTAGCATTCAAAAAAAATTCAGAAATTATTCTGGCCTGCAAAAGGCATCGAATATACTCAGTGCTATTAATAGCACTGTTCAACAAAAACTCTATACTTTGGAAACTAAAGCACTCTCTTTTTTCAGATCAAGAAAGTAAATTTGAAAAAGAATTTGAAGTAGACCTTCAAGATGAGTTTTTTAAATTTCCAAGAGCAGAAATAAAAAAGAATCAAGTTTTATATGACTTTTTATCACTAAACTCCGTCCATCAGAAAGCTTACGAATGCTCAAAAAAAATACTTGAACTTACCAACACTGTTAAAATGATAAGGGCAGGAGGTGTGAGCTTTAATAACAATGCAGATGAACCAGCTTCTACACATACCAACCTGTTAATGTTTGCTTTGAAAAATCACATTATGATTGATCATTACGCACCTTACAATGCAGTAATGAGAGACTTTGTAAAAATTTCAATACTCCGTCAATCAGTTAAAAATATAGTAAAACTCAATCAATATGAAATTTACTCTGCCATTCAATTTTACTCTTCAAAAGAGCTTAAGTCAGAGCTTAGCACATTCTTTAAGAGAAAAGACTCCACCCAGCCTTACTTAGAGATCAGTGATGAACACACTCAATGGATTATTTCTACCATTTTGCCAAAATTTACCGACCTATTAATACAAGATAGAAGTCTGCGTAACAATTATGAAACCGGATTTGAGAACTGCGTGCGGATACTGGCATTAATTGATTTAAGTGAAACCATTATTTCGAAAGTTATAAGCGAGTTTTCCCGATTGATTTATAGCCCTTCAACAACCATCGGAATTTATGAGGCAATAAACGACTTTTTAGCTCATCAACATAGTTTATTTAATCGAGATATAGACACTGACATACTTATAGCAGTTTTAAACACCCTTATTGACAAAATTACTTTCAAAAAAGCCCATGCTTGGGATCATCACGCGATACTTCGCGGCTCTATAAGCAATTTATACGGTTACATCCAAGTAGCAAAAGGTAAATACACTGATGTGGAACGAATCCGCCGGCTCTTATCTGAGCTTAAAACATACCCACCAGAGGAGCAGCGTAATTTTTCTAGATCTCTGCTTTACAGCGTCTTTAATATTTCCAATTCTACCGTTAAAAATATGATTAAGAGATTCATTTTAAGAATCATTTCCAAACAAAATTCAAAAGAAATTAATAATTGGGAGTTTGAACTTTGGTCTATCGCAGCAGGGTTTAAAGATTTTAAATTGGACTCAATTATGAAATTTAATTCCTACCTGGAGGAATTTCGTGATGGGAGAATTTTTTCATCTCAACTATATACGCTTAAGGAACTAACTAAACATCTAATCGATAATAAAAAAATTAACGAGCTAGAAGATGTAGATAAAGAGTTGCAGCACCTAATAGATTGCTACGAACGTCGCCCAAACCGATCATTAATTTGA
- the fabF gene encoding beta-ketoacyl-ACP synthase II: MNSPIVVTGMGMVSPLGCGVKPVWQRLIVGQSGIGFIDRFDTSEFPIRIAGLVPDISKDAEAGFDADAVIEPKERKKMDLFSLYALAAAQEALAQAGWQPQSLEDQEATATIIGTGIGGFPTITHAQKTLDERGYRKLSPFTVPAFLANLAAGNVSIRYGFKGPLGTPVTACAAGVQAIGDGMRLIRSGEAKVALVGGTEACVDPLSLAGFHALKALSTEANTPQTASRPFDAQRNGFVMGEGAGLLVIETLEHALARGATPLAVLSGYGTSSDAHHITSGPEDGAGAAAAIRRALAMANLQPTDIHYVNAHATSTPVGDRAEVASLRAVFGEHLPQVPVSSTKSATGHLLGAAGGVESIFTIMATINDQLPATLNLEQADEGLEDLDLVSLKSRKQHIQHALCNGFGFGGVNAALLVSKWEK; encoded by the coding sequence ATGAATTCACCCATCGTAGTCACTGGTATGGGCATGGTCAGCCCTCTCGGTTGTGGTGTCAAGCCGGTCTGGCAGCGGCTGATTGTCGGCCAGTCGGGTATCGGTTTTATTGACCGTTTCGACACCAGTGAATTCCCCATCCGCATTGCCGGTCTGGTGCCGGATATCAGTAAAGATGCCGAAGCCGGGTTCGATGCCGATGCGGTAATCGAGCCCAAAGAGCGCAAGAAAATGGACTTGTTTTCGCTCTATGCGCTGGCCGCCGCGCAAGAGGCATTGGCGCAAGCCGGTTGGCAGCCGCAAAGCCTGGAAGACCAGGAGGCGACTGCCACCATTATTGGCACCGGCATCGGCGGCTTTCCTACTATTACACACGCACAAAAAACGCTGGATGAGCGCGGCTATCGCAAGCTATCGCCGTTTACCGTGCCCGCGTTTCTCGCCAACCTGGCGGCGGGTAATGTATCTATTCGTTATGGATTCAAAGGTCCGCTGGGCACCCCTGTTACCGCCTGCGCTGCCGGGGTCCAGGCGATTGGCGATGGCATGCGGTTGATTCGCAGCGGCGAAGCCAAAGTGGCTTTGGTCGGTGGTACAGAAGCTTGCGTTGATCCGCTTTCGCTGGCCGGATTCCATGCGCTGAAAGCGCTATCGACCGAAGCAAACACACCGCAAACTGCCTCGCGCCCCTTTGATGCGCAACGCAACGGTTTTGTGATGGGCGAGGGCGCCGGTTTGTTGGTCATCGAAACACTGGAACACGCATTGGCGCGCGGTGCTACACCCCTGGCAGTATTAAGCGGTTACGGCACCAGCAGCGATGCACACCATATTACCTCCGGCCCCGAAGACGGAGCCGGTGCCGCAGCCGCCATACGCCGCGCACTGGCGATGGCAAACTTGCAGCCCACCGATATTCATTACGTAAACGCCCACGCAACGTCCACACCGGTCGGCGACCGCGCCGAAGTCGCCAGCCTGCGCGCTGTATTTGGCGAACATCTACCGCAAGTGCCGGTTTCTTCCACCAAATCCGCCACCGGCCATTTGCTCGGCGCAGCTGGCGGCGTAGAAAGTATTTTCACCATCATGGCGACCATTAATGATCAGCTGCCAGCCACGTTAAATCTGGAACAAGCGGATGAAGGTTTGGAGGATCTGGATTTGGTATCGCTGAAAAGCAGAAAACAGCACATACAACATGCGCTGTGTAACGGCTTTGGTTTTGGTGGGGTAAATGCGGCGTTGTTGGTGAGTAAATGGGAGAAGTAG
- a CDS encoding efflux transporter outer membrane subunit, with translation MQPTLLATALFACSLAGCAVGPDYVQPDVATPEHFQSQSAMENRKAAVDADIVTWWAGFADPQLTRFVTLALEQNLDVAQASARVLQARASVSAATAALLPAASVSGQATRAFQSLETPQGQLLNATPDFDRYGNLYEANLAGSWEVDLFGSLRRERRAALAGYQASEAGAIATRLAVAAQSADIYISIRGLQTRVDVAREQVEKQQELVRMLNLLHEKGLAAKRQVQQAEGTLTQVQASIPALEAGLQVAMNAMDIMLGALPGTYKEELSTTGIIPIAPGIASNASPAELLRRRPDLIIAERRLAAANERIGAAIGEYYPKLSLSGLVGSATSVSGDNVFSNNANQAAGVLGLRWRLFDFGRINAQINAARAEESELLSAYRLAVLKATEDVENAFSTLVKSEEQVAWLAQSVDALRAARQASFAAYEGGIVSVIEVLHTDSELLRAADAQAMAQTASARAAVSAFKALGGGWQPTEQVAPP, from the coding sequence ATGCAACCCACCCTTCTCGCCACCGCCCTTTTCGCTTGCAGCCTTGCTGGCTGTGCCGTCGGCCCCGACTATGTGCAGCCCGATGTGGCAACCCCCGAACACTTCCAGAGCCAGAGCGCGATGGAAAACCGTAAGGCGGCTGTCGATGCTGACATAGTGACATGGTGGGCAGGCTTTGCAGACCCGCAGCTCACCCGGTTTGTCACCCTCGCGCTGGAACAAAACCTGGATGTGGCACAAGCCTCGGCCCGTGTGCTTCAGGCAAGGGCCAGTGTTAGCGCCGCCACCGCAGCGCTGCTGCCAGCGGCGAGCGTCAGCGGCCAGGCGACCCGCGCTTTTCAATCCCTAGAAACGCCACAAGGGCAACTTCTCAATGCCACACCTGACTTTGATCGTTACGGCAACCTGTACGAGGCCAACCTTGCGGGCAGCTGGGAAGTGGATTTGTTTGGCAGTTTGCGCCGGGAACGCCGCGCCGCGCTGGCCGGTTACCAGGCCTCGGAAGCCGGTGCCATAGCAACCCGGTTAGCCGTAGCCGCACAAAGCGCCGATATCTATATCAGTATTCGCGGTTTGCAAACCCGCGTTGACGTGGCACGCGAGCAAGTGGAAAAGCAGCAAGAGCTGGTCAGGATGCTGAACTTGCTGCATGAGAAGGGGCTGGCTGCCAAACGCCAGGTTCAGCAGGCGGAAGGTACGCTCACGCAAGTTCAGGCGTCGATACCAGCGCTGGAAGCCGGCCTGCAAGTCGCCATGAACGCCATGGACATTATGCTGGGTGCGTTACCCGGCACGTATAAAGAAGAACTCTCAACCACCGGTATTATCCCCATAGCACCGGGGATCGCCAGCAACGCATCGCCAGCGGAGCTGTTAAGACGCAGACCCGATTTGATCATTGCCGAACGCCGCCTTGCGGCCGCCAACGAGCGTATTGGTGCCGCTATCGGCGAGTATTATCCCAAATTATCCTTGAGTGGCCTGGTGGGGAGCGCCACGTCGGTATCCGGCGATAATGTATTTTCCAACAACGCCAACCAGGCGGCCGGGGTGTTGGGGCTGCGCTGGAGGCTGTTCGACTTTGGCCGCATCAATGCGCAAATTAACGCCGCCAGGGCAGAGGAATCCGAACTGCTTTCCGCGTATCGCCTGGCGGTACTGAAAGCCACGGAAGATGTAGAAAATGCGTTTTCCACGCTGGTAAAAAGCGAGGAGCAAGTGGCATGGTTGGCACAAAGCGTGGACGCACTTCGCGCTGCACGGCAAGCCTCGTTTGCAGCCTATGAAGGCGGGATCGTCAGCGTTATAGAGGTATTGCACACCGACAGCGAACTGTTGCGCGCCGCAGACGCGCAAGCCATGGCACAAACCGCATCGGCACGCGCAGCAGTGAGTGCATTCAAAGCTTTGGGCGGCGGCTGGCAACCGACGGAGCAAGTAGCGCCACCTTAA
- a CDS encoding TetR/AcrR family transcriptional regulator translates to MPYPKDQKIKTRARILKSATELFFRYGFQKVSISQIMKEARMTHGAFYAHFESKEALFSASFLETLRDRGRARLVKAPLSVKKLIALATSYLNLRQQENLEPAPETVLFNEIGQHDERIRPLLQNSYDHLRKLLENRITAISRLQKLELNPGLISDRARAILASLVGAITLARMLPDETERSAILNAAQMQILALMGVQALQPIEG, encoded by the coding sequence ATGCCCTACCCCAAAGATCAAAAAATCAAAACCCGCGCCCGTATTCTCAAGTCGGCCACGGAGCTGTTTTTTCGCTACGGCTTTCAGAAGGTTTCCATCAGCCAGATCATGAAAGAAGCGCGCATGACCCATGGGGCATTTTACGCGCACTTTGAATCCAAGGAGGCGCTGTTTTCGGCTTCGTTTCTGGAAACGCTGAGAGATCGCGGCCGGGCGCGGTTGGTTAAAGCACCACTGTCGGTTAAAAAACTGATCGCTCTGGCAACCAGCTACCTCAACCTACGCCAGCAGGAGAACCTGGAACCGGCACCGGAAACCGTGCTGTTTAATGAAATTGGCCAACACGACGAACGTATCCGCCCGTTGTTACAAAACTCTTACGATCACCTGCGCAAACTGCTGGAAAACCGCATCACCGCCATCAGCCGCCTGCAAAAACTCGAACTCAACCCCGGCCTGATCAGCGACCGCGCCCGCGCCATCCTCGCCTCGCTGGTAGGCGCCATCACCCTCGCCCGCATGCTCCCCGACGAAACCGAACGCAGCGCCATTTTGAATGCTGCACAAATGCAGATTTTGGCGTTGATGGGTGTGCAGGCACTGCAACCGATAGAGGGTTAA
- a CDS encoding ExbD/TolR family protein, producing MLLRILASVSIFLLAMSFLYFTALLLFGSFTLYSTASDVWVDNLKSVGLIAFTILAGGLTSVGYFRKYSLIKLPYQPYANLAAIILTAALTPQIEFGDESTSAELIEITVLPEEFRIEGRSGIDVIALLAEVEPSESSDGKQVVLFASGEVHYERVQNTLQRLHEAGYSNVGLLSDAPETN from the coding sequence ATGCTGTTAAGGATACTTGCCAGTGTTTCTATTTTCTTGCTCGCCATGAGCTTTCTCTATTTTACTGCCCTCCTATTATTCGGTAGTTTCACCTTATACAGCACGGCAAGCGATGTTTGGGTTGACAACCTCAAATCAGTCGGCCTCATCGCGTTTACCATTCTCGCGGGCGGGTTAACTTCTGTAGGCTACTTTCGCAAATATTCTTTGATCAAACTCCCTTACCAACCTTATGCGAACCTGGCTGCGATTATTCTAACCGCAGCACTCACTCCTCAAATTGAATTCGGAGATGAGTCTACGTCTGCTGAATTAATTGAAATTACGGTATTGCCTGAGGAGTTCAGAATTGAGGGGCGTTCAGGGATTGATGTTATTGCTCTGCTGGCAGAAGTAGAACCCTCGGAGTCTAGCGATGGGAAGCAAGTCGTTTTATTTGCATCGGGCGAAGTACACTACGAACGAGTTCAGAACACATTACAACGCCTGCATGAAGCTGGCTATAGCAATGTCGGATTATTGAGTGATGCGCCCGAAACTAACTAA